The nucleotide sequence TGACAATGATTGTTTATGTTTCTCcccactgtgtctgtgtgtgtaacatCCAGTTGCCATGATGCCCAGGAAGAACTGCAGGAGTTCCAGGAGGGGAGCCGGGAGCTGGAAGCAGAGCTGGAGGCACAGCTTTGCCAGGCTGAACACCGCCTTCGAGACCTCCAGAGTGAAAATGAGAGACTGAAGAATGAGATGGCGAACCTCAAGGTAACTGGGCCTGGCGACTTGCCGTGCAGCTTATTTTGGGATTTGGCTTGCTTTTGCGGTCTGTGGTTTAGGACACCAATAAACTAATTTGTTCTTACTTAAGAGGTTATGTGATCTCTGTTGGATCCTGAGGACAAGGTCCAATGTGTTATTTGTATGGTAGGTCATAATAAGGCATGCTCTTAGTTAATCCTCCAGCACTCCTTAATTGGATGTCAggataaagaggaagaaaatagAAAACTGCAAGGACAAGTCTGGTTCTTAATCACTGTAGGCATAATCAGAGTGCGCTCGCTTGGTGATCCAATAGTCCATAGTTTAACAAATTACTGTGTATACATTCAGGAAATTAAACTGTACACCGCCACtgtacacagagcagaaaaGTATTGTGCCTTACATGTGGCCCAACGTGAGCATGCTTGCAGCAGCTAATCCTGAAGAGGATTAACGGTGTGAATGAAGATCATGAGAGACCAGAGAGATCATAAATCATGCTTTCCTGTCTCTGTACCTGAGGGGCCACAATACTGGCACACAGCCCTCACTGTACTGTGAAGTGCCACAGGGTCTCCCCAAGGAACGAAGAGGCTCTTTGAAGTGGAATGTGGAAGAACATATTTTCTAACAGTCTTATGATTCACCAGGTTGTATTAAAAACTGTAGCAGTACTGCAATTTACCATTGAATAGTATATAAAATGGTACTTTAACACCGCATGCCTCATCAAAAGTACATTAAAGTTGATAAAGTTGTTTTCTGTACCAGTATGTCTGTGTGATGTTCTTGTTTCTCTACATGCACTCGCTCCTAAGCTCTGTTCTCTTCTCCACTCTCTCCGTCTCTAtcaggagaagctggagcagCAGTATGCCCAGAGTTATAAACAGATTTCTATGCTAGAGGATGACCTGGGCCAAACACGCAGCATCAAGGAGCAGCTCCACAAATACGTCCGAGAGCTTGAGCAGGCCAACGATGACCTGGAGAGAGCCAAAAGGTCAGACCGACAGGACATTTTGGTTAATATATGATATATaagttgttggttttttttaattctcacCCAGCACATCAATGAAAATAGTGGCAAATTTTCCGCTCAAAAttctcaaacaaaaaaaacagtgggTTTGTTGACAGCAGGCCTCTCATTTTGAGTTGGTGACTGTCAATTTTGCTAGCTGAAATTGTGACTGGCAGATTTTTTGAAAAGTAGCTAATACTCTCTTGCTACTGTAGGTAACTTAGTAAGCTGGTTAGCCGGATTTGGTAAGACTGTAACTTACGTCggagcagacaaacacaaagttTTCCTTACAATTTTGCTCCTGTGTCTTTGGCTTTGGAAAGGCTAAAAAAAGACATAGGTTAACCTTCCAAAGTCTTTGTGCTGAGTATTGCTCTTACTACACCCCCACCTACACTGCTTCGGCCCTGAGGGGATGATTAATTCTAACTGTATTTTGATTTTCAATCAATTGGACCTTATGTAACGTTCATAAAAGGTTTTAACAGCTGTGTCCATCAACCTCTATGTGCAGGGCAACAATAGTGTCTCTTGAGGACTTTGAGGGCCGTTTAAACCAGGCCATTGAGAGAAATGCCTTCCTGGAAAGTGAGCTGGATGAGAAGGAGTCTCTTCTGGTATCTGTGCAGCGGCTGAAAGATGAAGCACGAGGTGAAGACAAAGCCCGTTGGAATCCATTCTGACCTTTTGCAGGCAGCATGTTACCTCTGTGAGAGTTAGTGGAGGAGTTATTCATGAGTTTGACTCTTATCTTCTGCAGACCTGAGACAGGAGCTGGCAGTACGGGAGCGGACTACAGACAGGATGTCAGCACCCAGCTCACCCACCTTAGACATCGACAAGATGGATTCTGCAGTACAGGCCTCTTTATCCCTCCCAGCCACACCCGTAGGAAAGAGCATAGAGCACCCCTTCATCAGCTCAAAAGGTTGGTGTTAGTTACTCTCAGTCTTTACTGTGTATGTGAAATAGGATATTCACTGATATGTGTATTAATATTGGCTTGTGTGCTTGTGCAGCCTTGACCAATGGCTGTGGCAACTCATCCCTCACTCCTTCTGCTAGAATCTCAGCTCTTAATATTGTTGGTGACCTCCTGAGGAAAGTTGGGGTAGATATTCCTTTTAAtttaacacataaatacattACCTTTTTGGTATGGGGGTTTTGTTCTCTGTATGAATCACAGGGTtcacaaagtaaacaaacagtgCTTTAAAATTCTGAACAGGTTGCAGATGAGTTCATGTATAACACAgattgtatttcctgttttgggACTAGGCTTTGGAGTCCAAACTTGCCGCATGTAGGAACTTTGCCAAAGACCAGGCAGCAAGAAAAAATTTCTCCAAAGACAACGGCACACTCCTCAACAGCAATGCCACCAAGTTCTCTCACTCTCTACATACCACTTACTTTGACAAAACGTGAGTGTTTTAGCAAGTGGTTTCATTCTTCCCCTTTCTACTTGTCTTACTGTGCAGAAAATAACTAGTGTATTATACCATGTTTTATGCGTATTTCTTTTTGCCCTGTATGTGCGTTTGTTAATATTGTGCATGTTCACGTTGCAACTGCAGGACTGTTAATGGATTGGACCCCAGCTCCTTGACCTCCATGGCAACATCCAGAGCCATGTCTCCACCAGGCATGCTGCCTCTGAGTGTGTGAGGCGTCCCGCACCGCATAAACCTCTGCTGAAACTCACCCAACACAATGTGGGAACAGAGAGGACACTCGAAAGACCATTGCTGTGTACGTGTGTacgtgtgtacgtgtgtgtgtgtgtgtgtgagagagagcgagagagttTGAAAGGAAGAGTGGTGTGTGTTTCCTCTTTGGGATTGTGCATTTTTGCGCGCAAGAGAGGCTTGACTGTACAATGAACTTGCCTCCAGTTTGCAGCTCTAAATGCATCTGTGAGTAGGTGCACAGTGATGTGCGCATATGTTCCTACCACATACTTGCATGTGCCTAAAGCTGTACTGTACTTTGCTCGTATGAATGTCACTGCAAATGGTGTTGCTCTCTAGATGTCAACTCTGAAGTGGCTCCGTTGTACTCTTAGTTCCTCTGTTGATCTGAAAACTACTATCCCTGACAAAAGGTCCTTGACAGACCACAGCTTCCTCTTAACCTTCTTTCCCTCTTGTATTTTCACTTAAATTGCACAGATAAACTCATTTCAGTTTAgaatgtattatatttaaaaagggATATGTTCATATTAACTAATTTATCTCACAGTATCCTTTAAGATGAAATGTTTCTTATTTGCTATTTTCTCGCGTGTGTGCATATGTAATGTGGGGTTGGGAGAGGTAGAGTTGGACCCCATATTCATGACTGAAGTGAATGTTGATCGTTCAAAGCCGTGTAGCCATagtgaagttgtttttttcgTTGCTGCCTGGCTGCTTGCTGTAATTCCTTTTGGAAGTAGTCTCCATGTTAAAGCTTGGGAATACCAGCGGGTTCTGTGCTCTGGGTTAAACCTGCACTTAAACAAACAGCTCCTCACAGGTTTCGCTGCAGTCGAGTGTTTTCCTCTGTGGACATCCATTGACATTTCGAGGGTTTAGccttttttatgtttcatgaatacatttttatatatatatatatatatatatatatatatcttgcGACAGGCTCATTTACCTCATTCTGTGATCTAATGGCAAATATCCACGGTGGATTCGTAAGATGAGCAGGTGGATTTGGGCTTTATAAAGCTTTCACGAAAAGATACTccaagcaaaacaaaactgacTCAAGGATCCATtttgagactttttttttttttttttacctttgctTGTGTATGTGAATTCATGGTCATTTGTGTCATGCAGCATATTCTGCTAATTATCTGTTATTGTGTGAACTTAATGTtaatttgacttgacttgagcAGGTTTGATATTGGCAATGCCTTCATTTTACATCCCAGAATTTTGTCTAAATCCATTTTGCCCTCATATTTCTCCCTTTCATAGACCTTTGTGTCACCATCTTGACATGTTGAAGCATAATTTGAAGCCTTTAGTATTTGATTATGAGATGTCACTCTGTGAGCCTGTTCTaaagtgtgtcagtgtgtataTAACTTGTAAGAATGGTAATTTTGCCTACCACATTTGTACATACTGACATTAAGGtcctatttattttaggttctGTATGGCATGTGCAGATAATGAATGGTTAAAGCCGTTGTGTTATGATATCAAATTTGTCAAAATTGTTTGAGTAAATAAAGACTGATGATAAATATGACATGTTGTCTGGGTCAAATGCTATAATGTAAGTTGATACAGCACAAGGTCTGCTGACATTTTCCAAAGCTTTAAGTCACATCTTGTGGCCTTCATCGGTGGATGGAGTACGCTCAGTTGCCATTCATGTCATGTCATTACTGTTGTACAATGTTTGAGTATACATCTGCTATAAAAGTAGAAGAATTTCAAGTAATGACAATCCAGCTGCCAATCATTATATAGTACCACTTCAGCTCACTGATATTCTGTCCATCAGGCTACACTAAATTAAAGACCTAATTTCTTCTCCATTGCCTCCTTTAATAAGTTCTTCTTGATCTAGAAAAATAGAAAGTAGCAGCCATTTCAGTCTCATAATATTAATCGACCATAAATCATATCGGCCATCTTAATAGTTGAGGTATGTCTGTGTTAAAGCAGAAGTATGGTACCTTTCCAGAGGCTGTCAGAGGGTAGCTGTCTACAAAGATCACGTAGTGTGGCATCTTGAAGTGAGAAATCTAGTAGTGGGAGGGAAAGTCCACAAAATGTTACAGCTGTTCTCTGATTTTGAGTAAGTTGAGCTTTTTGCAATTATTACCGTCTCTCACTTGGCCTTTGCAGAATGCTTTTATCTCCTCTGCACTGGAGGTCTGGCCCTCCATCAGCCTGATGCAGGCACACACCTGCTCGCCCAGCCTCTCATCTTTCACTCCGACCACCTGGGAAACAGAGAAATAGGACTAGAAGCTTATTACTAACATGAAATATGTTCTCATGGAAcgcttcttttttcttttacaacaaCAAGAACGTCTACAATTGTTCCTCCATTTAGAGACAAACTAATTTCTGCTGCCCTCCAGTGGTTCTGAGTCTCACCTGCACCTCCTGTACTTTGGGATGTGTATAGAGAAATTGCTCTATCTCAGCGGGGTAGATGTTCTCCCCTCCTCGAATGATCATGTCCTTTATGCGTCCTTCGATGCAGCAGTATCCCAGACTGTTCAGACTGGCCACGTCACTGTGTAGAAGACAGTCACACATGAAACATGTATACACTCTTTCCCCACGTTAGCATCAATCCCTGTAAGACGCCtctgtattttctcttttagaCAGACGTTTAGTACATATTGCACGTACCCAGTCCTGTACCAGCGGGCTTGGCAAATAGCCTGTCTGGTTTTCTCAGGATCGTCCCAGTATCCATGCATCACACAGCTGCCTCTGATCATCAGCTCACCTGAGGCCCCGAGAGGGACAATCTCCCCATTATTAGGATCCACCACTTTAGCCTATAGGAAAAACACATAGGCATAAGTCGCAGTGTTGTTAATGTAATGATGTAAATAAAGGTTTGTACATACCTCAGTGTGGCTCATGATGCATCCAACAGTGTTCGTCTTCAGCTCCTCTGTGTCTTGTGGGAATCCCATAAATGTAATAGGGCTGTTCTCAGTGGTTCCATAACATATCTATTAAAACATAATGTACACatgctgtatgtatgtatgtatatgctGGAGGAGCTATAACTATGTATTATAACGTTTTTATACAGCATTATTTGAAAAGGTATAGCACATGTAACCACTCACCGTTATCTCTTTCATGTTCATGTCTGTTATCAGTTTTCTCATAATCGCAGGAGGGCACGGAGAACCTCCCATGATACCTAAAACACATCAGCACACAGACAAGGATGCCTCAAATGCTTGTGAAACATCACACTAAGCTCAACCCAACATATTTATCATGTTTTAGTCTTCAAATCCCTTACCAGCTTCAACTGATGACAAATCATACTTGTGTAAATCTTGGCTAAGCATGTCGGCGAACATTGTGGGAGTGCCGTAGACGAAATTGCACCTtgagtgaaagaaaaatattaaattatttcagtTAAAGTGCTTAATGTTATATATGTGGAAGTCATTCGGGTGATGAGCAGCGGGCCGTACTTTTCGCTCTGAATGGCCTCTAGGTTGGCTCGGCTACTGTAGCCAGAGCATGGGAAGACCAGTGTGATACCATGCACCGCCATACTCATCCCTCCCAGCACAGAGCCAAAGCAGTGGTACATGGGTACGGGCACACACACTCGCacctgaggctgatgggaatatgGAAGATCACTtacatttcactgtttttgttttcttcaaatCAGGAGACAAATAGGGACTTACTCTCCATCCATAACCCATTCGGAGACCAATAAAGTAGGCATTGTTTACAATATTGTGGTGGGAGAGAGTGGCTCCCTTTGGACTCCCTGTAGTCCCCTGAAACAAATCAACAAGCAACATGACTTGATCTGAACCACTGTTAGATCTATGTTGCATCATAATGTCAGTCCAAGTGTTCAAACATGTGGGCCAGTGTGACAGGTGCAATACTGAAGGTTACTGATGTGAACTGAATGTTGATGGGTTCATCTGAGGACAGCTTGCTCTGCAGATCCGTCAGCTCTTTGTGGTGCCGACTCTCCGCTGCTTGCATCACATCGTCTACATGGAGCATCCCCGGTTGTCTGCTATCAGTCACAATCACCATCCGCAAGTCTGGCACCCTGGCACACCCAAGACAGGATCTTTATACTACATCCACAAACCCATTGATTATAGATTGTGCCCTTTGTTAAGTGTTTACTGTATCTTACTTCCATAACGAAATAACGAggagaaacatgttttaaatcTGATATTTGACATTGCTCTGTCAAacctggagcttttgatcatgCCTACTGGCGTTGTGTCAATCTCTGGGCAGATCTCCCTCAGCATCTCACagaaattttgtgttttaaagcgAGTAGGGCAGACCACAGCTTTACACTGGACCTGTAAATGACAAGTCAGTTCTGTTGAATTTATTTTCCCACATAGTTGTTTGTAAGGGTTATTTTTACCATGACAACAGTAAAATGTCAGATGTCAGTTGTCatgcttttatattttactttggTTCTGAAGGGGCCAGAGGTGGGTCATTGTTTTACAAGTCCCAGGTAAGTCCCAAGTCTTTGAGTTTNNNNNNNNNNNNNNNNNNNNNNNNNNNNNNNNNNNNNNNNNNNNNNNNNNNNNNNNNNNNNNNNNNNNNNNNNNNNNNNNNNNNNNNNNNNNNNNNNNNNATATAGTACCACTTCAGCTCACTGATATTCTGTCCATCAGGCTACACTAAATTAAAGACCTAATTTCTTCTCCATTGCCTCCTTTAATAAGTTCTTCTTGATCTAGAAAAATAGAAAGTAGCAGCCATTTCAGTCTCATAATATTAATCGACCATAAATCATATCGGCCATCTTAATAGTTGAGGTATGTCTGTGTTAAAGCAGAAGTATGGTACCTTTCCAGAGGCTGTCAGAGGGTAGCTGTCTACAAAGATCACGTAGTGTGGCATCTTGAAGTGAGAAATCTAGTAGTGGGAGGGAAAGTCCACAAAATGTTACAGCTGTTCTCTGATTTTGAGTAAGTTGAGCTTTTTGCAATTATTACCGTCTCTCACTTGGCCTTTGCAGAATGCTTTTATCTCCTCTGCACTGGAGGTCTGGCCCTCCATCAGCCTGATGCAGGCACACACCTGCTCGCCCAGCCTCTCATCTTTCACTCCGACCACCTGGGAAACAGAGAAATAGGACTAGAAGCTTATTACTAACATGAAATATGTTCTCATGGAAcgcttcttttttcttttacaacaaCAAGAACGTCTACAATTGTTCCTCCATTTAGAGACAAACTAATTTCTGCTGCCCTCCAGTGGTTCTGAGTCTCACCTGCACCTCCTGTACTTTGGGATGTGTATAGAGAAATTGCTCTATCTCAGCGGGGTAGATGTTCTCCCCTCCTCGAATGATCATGTCCTTTATGCGTCCTTCGATGCAGCAGTATCCCAGACTGTTCAGACTGGCCACGTCACTGTGTAGAAGACAGTCACACATGAAACATGTATACACTCTTTCCCCACGTTAGCATCAATCCCTGTAAGACGCCtctgtattttctcttttagaCAGACGTTTAGTACATATTGCACGTACCCAGTCCTGTACCAGCGGGCTTGGCAAATAGCCTGTCTGGTTTTCTCAGGATCGTCCCAGTATCCATGCATCACACAGCTGCCTCTGATCATCAGCTCACCTGAGGCCCCGAGAGGGACAATCTCCCCATTATTAGGATCCACCACTTTAGCCTATAGGAAAAACACATAGGCATAAGTCGCAGTGTTGTTAATGTAATGATGTAAATAAAGGTTTGTACATACCTCAGTGTGGCTCATGATGCATCCAACAGTGTTCGTCTTCAGCTCCTCTGTGTCTTGTGGGAATCCCATAAATGTAATAGGGCTGTTCTCAGTGGTTCCATAACATATCTATTAAAACATAATGTACACatgctgtatgtatgtatgtatatgctGGAGGAGCTATAACTATGTATTATAACGTTTTTATACAGCATTATTTGAAAAGGTATAGCACATGTAACCACTCACCGTTATCTCTTTCATGTTCATGTCTGTTATCAGTTTTCTCATAATCGCAGGAGGGCACGGAGAACCTCCCATGATACCTAAAACACATCAGCACACAGACAAGGATGCCTCAAATGCTTGTGAAACATCACACTAAGCTCAACCCAACATATTTATCATGTTTTAGTCTTCAAATCCCTTACCAGCTTCAACTGATGACAAATCATACTTGTGTAAATCTTGGCTAAGCATGTCGGCGAACATTGTGGGAGTGCCGTAGACGAAATTGCACCTtgagtgaaagaaaaatattaaattatttcagtTAAAGTGCTTAATGTTATATATGTGGAAGTCATTCGGGTGATGAGCAGCGGGCCGTACTTTTCGCTCTGAATGGCCTCTAGGTTGGCTCGGCTACTGTAGCCAGAGCATGGGAAGACCAGTGTGATACCATGCACCGCCATACTCATCCCTCCCAGCACAGAGCCAAAGCAGTGGTACATGGGTACGGGCACACACACTCGCacctgaggctgatgggaatatgGAAGATCACTtacatttcactgtttttgttttcttcaaatCAGGAGACAAATAGGGACTTACTCTCCATCCATAACCCATTCGGAGACCAATAAAGTAGGCATTGTTTACAATATTGTGGTGGGAGAGAGTGGCTCCCTTTGGACTCCCTGTAGTCCCCTGAAACAAATCAACAAGCAACATGACTTGATCTGAACCACTGTTAGATCTATGTTGCATCATAATGTCAGTCCAAGTGTTCAAACATGTGGGCCAGTGTGACAGGTGCAATACTGAAGGTTACTGATGTGAACTGAATGTTGATGGGTTCATCTGAGGACAGCTTGCTCTGCAGATCCGTCAGCTCTTTGTGGTGCCGACTCTCCGCTGCTTGCATCACATCGTCTACATGGAGCATCCCCGGTTGTCTGCTATCAGTCACAATCACCATCCGCAAGTCTGGCACCCTGGCACACCCAAGACAGGATCTTTATACTACATCCACAAACCCATTGATTATAGATTGTGCCCTTTGTTAAGTGTTTACTGTATCTTACTTCCATAACGAAATAACGAggagaaacatgttttaaatcTGATATTTGACATTGCTCTGTCAAacctggagcttttgatcatgCCTACTGGCGTTGTGTCAATCTCTGGGCAGATCTCCCTCAGCATCTCACagaaattttgtgttttaaagcgAGTAGGGCAGACCACAGCTTTACACTGGACCTGTAAATGACAAGTCAGTTCTGTTGAATTTATTTTCCCACATAGTTGTTTGTAAGGGTTATTTTTACCATGACAACAGTAAAATGTCAGATGTCAGTTGTCatgcttttatattttactttggTTCTGAAGGGGCCAGAGGTGGGTCATTGTTTTACAAGTCCCAGGTAAGTCCCAAGTCTTTGAGTTTTCGAGTCCTAAACTAATGTGcgaaaaaatgtgaaaaatcaaAGCATGAGTTGTTTaatgaaagcaaaaacaatttTGAGGAGCCATTGTTTCAGGCACTGATATGAACCTTAAACCAAACAATCATGTAGAAAAACAATGTACTCATATTATTGGCAGACAGAATAGTCATAGTTAGCCCTtccaaaaaagaaatgtttttatattacttGTCAGATAGAATATCAGGAATTCTTTCTTTGATTATGTGAGCTcattgttgtctgttttttgtattacaaaAGCTATTACTGCCCAAGCCATTGAATTCATTATAAGTGTTGAACCGAGTAGGCCTACCTTTTTTTAAAGCCTTTAGAGTAAGTTAACTTACTCTAAAGGCTTTAAAAAATGAGAACAATAAATTGTTGTTCTAGTAGCTACTACGGTATATTCTTAAACTCTTTATACATCCATCACTGTAGACAGAAGTTGTAGCTTCACAGGGAGATGAGAGCTGAATTCTTGCATCAAGTGATTTCTCTTGAGTCAGCATCTGTTGGGGCTGAAGGCTACAAGTTTGGAAATTAAAAAAGGATCTGGAGTTGGTTAGAAAGAAGTGAACTTAGCAGGCTTCTGTAGCCCGCTCCTCATCTTTGCTTAAGGTTAGTATAACAGGCCTGCATCTTCGACTGAACTGTCAACTATCGAATTGCATTGTGGATACTGTAAGttttgacaaattaaaaaaagaagattgtcggttctgctgcattgatttttaatgttatagaagtgcaatgctaaattagTTGATGTTGACTTGGTCCTAGTAACAGTCAGTGGTGGACTCAGAtcctttatttaagtaaaattagAAATACCATTACTCCTTTAACTTAAGGGTCCAGTGTATAATATTTCTGAGAATCTTTTGACAGAAATTAAAtttaactatgttttcagaACTGTATCAAgatcttacataatgaaccattatgtcttcattaccttagaatgagccatttctatctctgataatgctaatccaacataTCTTTGTAGCATCCAAGTTGATTGCACATTCCGACTCATgggcacatgaacacacactgaactcggaagaacaacttcacaaaTCCGGACCATGCGAGGAGCAGgcgaatgcaccgtgagccactGATTGCacttcgcaaccctcaccactagatgccactaaaacttacacaatGAACCTTTAAGTATAAGAACAAAGGTATTATCagcaaaagtactcattatgcagaatggttCTTTTCACAGCGTTACATTACTATAGCATATTATATTATTCTACTACAAAAGCCTCGTTTTAGAAGATGTTAACTTTACACAACTGTAGGGAGAAATTCATGCCTAGGTCTATAAGATATTTGAAAACCGAACAGTTATCAAATATTAACATCGCAACATACAGCAAATGAGAAATGCAGGCATTCAAGGGCACAATGATTAAAAAGTTATGGTTGTTTATTAATTTGACCACCTCCAGCCAAGAAATGTGAGGGACCCAGTGAGACACAGACTGTTTAGATGTAACACGGTATGAATGGAAGAATGGTTCTAAAGTCAACTGAAAGCTGTAGGCCCTACCAACAGGTTAAGTTAGGATGACCTATTTTTTTCATTGACTGAGACTCAAATTGATATTTAGATTAGGCTATCTCACAAAGATCGCTGTCatctgattttttaaaaaagccattttttttctatttttatagaTTATACAATTACCTACAGACTTTAAtgcaggggttcttaaccttttGACAGTCCGACCCCTTTTTGAAGTTTTGAAGATGACCCCCCGCGGATCAGACAGACTGCGTTTTTGCAGCGAGAGGcgccttttttaaattgtaggCTATATTTTTGGCAGTGAGCGTTCTGCGCGCTGTTAATGCGCCCTGGACACCTTGCGTTTTGGCCGCCTGCTGCGCCTTTTTGAATGAGCGCTCTGAGTGCACGGAGTTGGAAAAAAATTCAATTGTCCAAATTTAATAAATGACAGAAGGGCCCTCAGTGGTGCTGACGGAAGTTTAGCctacagttgcttggattgtccggAGACTGCAACAGTCTGTCCCCAACTCATCCTAAAATAGGCCTAAGCCTTAAACCGGCCATCAGAACCTGGACCAACTGGTAGGCTACTACCAGCGgtgtctcctctttctgagggtctcatcATGAGACTCTCATGTACCCACACGGATCACCGTTTCTCTGTCTCCTGCGtgtttgtgtagcctactcACACACTCAAATCCATGCAGGCGATTTccgtttgtctatttttttaaagcagatgtttttagcaacaaaagacctgtgagttgtgatcaagtttctgctaatatgaccgTTATTAGGCTACTTGgcagcaaaccaaagattacaggTCGCTGGCgatataatctttgattagactgccttgcaacattaaaaaaccgcagcgctttgctcttttctgaattcaaccaaaaaaagacccccaggttaagaaccactgctttaatgGAACACAAACATcttaaatagcctacatttgtgAATGACACCATGTTCCCCTTGGACCAATAAACTTACCGACACCACTGGAGCAAACTTGTGCTGCATAATTTCCAAGTCTTGCTGTGTTTGAGTCCTTGCGCAGATCTGAGACTGTGAGCACCTTGCTTTAGCAGTGAGGAAGTAATCAGTGCTGACATTGGTGTTAAGTATCTCACAACCAATCTGTTTCCACTGGGTCTAAATACCGTCTGAATATACTGAGTCTTAACAACGAATGGACTTGATCTTATCTTTCTGTCTTTGCTGTAGCCGCATTTTTATCACATATTAACCTTTACCTTACACTCATCCTCATTGGCTGAGAGATAATGGTATAAACAAATTTCATCATCTTCCAAGAAAATTTTAACAAGAATATAAATAACCATTAACCCATACTGACAAGGACCTGCAGGACAGTAAATTTATAACGTCTGCACAATGGCCATTTTGGGGGGTGGCATGTGGTTTTTGAGTGAAATCTCATTGGTCACCCTGTGGCTACCCCAGACCTGATTGGTAGTTCAAGAGAAACAACTGTCAATCAATGATGACGGCTCAGAAAGAAAATTGTTACTTTTTTGCTTTACGAGTAAGGTTTGCTATTTAAATGCATATTATTGTCAATCagaatatttaaacatttttaaaatttttaaatacattagGCCTATTTGACATTTTAAGTATGCAGAGGCAGGGTAGGCCTACATA is from Micropterus dolomieu isolate WLL.071019.BEF.003 ecotype Adirondacks linkage group LG02, ASM2129224v1, whole genome shotgun sequence and encodes:
- the ndel1b gene encoding nuclear distribution protein nudE-like 1-B, with amino-acid sequence MDKEMIPKFSSKDEEVDYWKSQALKYKKSCHDAQEELQEFQEGSRELEAELEAQLCQAEHRLRDLQSENERLKNEMANLKEKLEQQYAQSYKQISMLEDDLGQTRSIKEQLHKYVRELEQANDDLERAKRATIVSLEDFEGRLNQAIERNAFLESELDEKESLLVSVQRLKDEARDLRQELAVRERTTDRMSAPSSPTLDIDKMDSAVQASLSLPATPVGKSIEHPFISSKALTNGCGNSSLTPSARISALNIVGDLLRKVGALESKLAACRNFAKDQAARKNFSKDNGTLLNSNATKFSHSLHTTYFDKTTVNGLDPSSLTSMATSRAMSPPGMLPLSV
- the LOC123967204 gene encoding medium-chain acyl-CoA ligase ACSF2, mitochondrial-like, which translates into the protein MLREICPEIDTTPVGMIKSSRVPDLRMVIVTDSRQPGMLHVDDVMQAAESRHHKELTDLQSKLSSDEPINIQFTSGTTGSPKGATLSHHNIVNNAYFIGLRMGYGWRPQVRVCVPVPMYHCFGSVLGGMSMAVHGITLVFPCSGYSSRANLEAIQSEKCNFVYGTPTMFADMLSQDLHKYDLSSVEAGIMGGSPCPPAIMRKLITDMNMKEITICYGTTENSPITFMGFPQDTEELKTNTVGCIMSHTEAKVVDPNNGEIVPLGASGELMIRGSCVMHGYWDDPEKTRQAICQARWYRTGDVASLNSLGYCCIEGRIKDMIIRGGENIYPAEIEQFLYTHPKVQEVQVVGVKDERLGEQVCACIRLMEGQTSSAEEIKAFCKGQISHFKMPHYVIFVDSYPLTASGKIKKNLLKEAMEKKLGL
- the LOC123965921 gene encoding medium-chain acyl-CoA ligase ACSF2, mitochondrial-like, yielding MGYGWRPQVRVCVPVPMYHCFGSVLGGMSMAVHGITLVFPCSGYSSRANLEAIQSEKCNFVYGTPTMFADMLSQDLHKYDLSSVEAGIMGGSPCPPAIMRKLITDMNMKEITICYGTTENSPITFMGFPQDTEELKTNTVGCIMSHTEAKVVDPNNGEIVPLGASGELMIRGSCVMHGYWDDPEKTRQAICQARWYRTGDVASLNSLGYCCIEGRIKDMIIRGGENIYPAEIEQFLYTHPKVQEVQVVGVKDERLGEQVCACIRLMEGQTSSAEEIKAFCKGQISHFKMPHYVIFVDSYPLTASGKIKKNLLKEAMEKKLGL